The following nucleotide sequence is from Salvia miltiorrhiza cultivar Shanhuang (shh) chromosome 7, IMPLAD_Smil_shh, whole genome shotgun sequence.
GCGCAACCGCCGCCGACAGatgttgctgttgctgctgctgtctGAGATCGGTGGTCAAAACGCCTGCTGGAGGAACGCCGCTGCCGTCAGCTCGTCCGAAGTCGCCGCCAACTACCGCTGCCGTttcgccggagtcgcggcctggagcTGCTGCAGCTCGAGCCCTTGCTCGGCCATGGTTCAGGTCAGCTGCTGTTGTGTGATTTCCGGCGAGCAGGGGAGGGTCCACGTTTGTTGTCGCTGTTCCCGGCGAAGGGTGTTGCCTTCGTTGTTCTCCGGGGTCGATGGGGTTCGAGTTGCGCCTCAcgtcgccgctgctgccgttctCGGACTTCTCCGTCGAAAGTCTGCCGCCTCCGTCGATTCCCCGAGCCCCGACGTCGCTGCTGTAACTCGGATTCCGACAAGGCAGCTCGCTTTCGTCTTCCTTGAGCTCGACTAAACAGGGCAGTCGGCCCTATTCCTTAAGCTAAGttctttagtttaattcttcCTTTTTATCGATTCGAAAACGTGAACTAGACAAGGTGAAATCTTCTTGTTTTGCATAACTCAAATTATGCTCGTTTACTCCTATGTAATCTGTCATTTGTTCATGATCGCATAGTTGGGTGtttactaagttcaagatgctTATAACTTGCTATTCTAGAGTGCATCAGATTGTGAAACTTATGATCTCTCTACTGTAGGACATATCTTCCCTATTTGATGTTGATGCAGATGAACTGTGATATGTAAGATATGGATGTGAACTGGATTAAATATTAGGATAGCATgattaccttgaatgtttgtgcTTTTGGTTGGCTGCGGTGATGTTGAGTTCAATGAGAAAATAGCTGAAAACAAATTGTGTATTTTGTTTGCTTAACAATGCAGGAGGAACTTAGGAAGAAACTGGAGAGGATCAGGTCAATCTTACCTCTCGAATCTTGCAGCAACTATGACAACTTCCTCAAGCTGTTGATGCGTAAAGAGAGAAGGATTTTTGGTGGATGATATAATAAAGAGTGAAGTTGGTGGCTGTAAAGGGAGGAAAGCATGGCTTTTGGTGGTTGAAGAGGTGGGGAATAAAGGATGGTGGCAACATACTTATTTCTTTCCACTAACTCTAATGATTTTCCTTTATTGATTCCTTGTCTGCTGATGGTATTAAACAAGGAATGGTGTTGCATTTGATGTGTAGTAATGTGGGATATGGCTGAAGTACAGCTCTTGCCTCTTGGGAATTATAAACTTGTAGTACAGTAACGCGCTTAATGAAATactaatcttgaattcttactaatgtagcgtatatatatatactcgcaCGATATTTGATTTCTTGCTTGCTAGCATCGATGGactgtaaaataaatctaaattaaatccgtagatttaattctcctcataagccggaaataatccacgacttaagtaattataaataatagaatcgatagtctcatctcgcttaattaattaacgtgactttgctaagtcagttataactctgaaataatatcattgactgctttaataatatgaattcaggatcataagctgaattcatatcaggataataaacgttttcattcactgatgaacaaaaataaacactcattactggatttaaaatatataaaagagcgggtcactacagtttaaatttttttttgaaaccctataaaataatatttatgtttttgtcTATATATAATGGACATGAacgtttaaaataattttcttattAGTGTATCGAATATCAAAACATATAATAATGGTGGACATGGCTATATTTTTTTGACCACATACTGCTTCTTCCAGAGCACAACCGGCCGCCGTTCCCAAACCGCCGCCGCCGGGAGCGGCGGAGCAGCAAGGCTGAGCTCTAAGCTGCAGGGTGAATTTTGAGCTGCAGAATCGTTGTAAAGTCTGCAAAAATAAGGTGATTTCGGCAATCTCAACGGCGAATTGTTGGGTTTTTTCTTCGAGTAAATACAACATTGCGCTTCATTGCGCCGCACCTGTTATAAATAACACTTTAAACCTAAATGAACTCATATTAATtgcacaaaacgacgtcgttttatgtCTCattgattataaaaaaaatcacttttataaaatttaatgtgAATTCTTTTAATTAGTAAATATAGACATTGTTTCATGtcatgtaatttaaaaaaaaaaaagaataatcgGAAATACACCATGACAGCCGACAAATCACATCAATTTtttaaagtagaaaaataaacgGAGGGTTCAAATAGTACACAATTAATAGTTCATGCTTTTAAAAAGTATTTTCGATAGTgttcaaaaataatttagtagttaaaataatatttatcatatattaaAAGCAAAAATCGGTCAAAACTAATGACATGCTTTTTTCGTCGTAAATAATGTctgcattatatatatatatatatatatatatatatatatatatatatatatatataaattggtACAAAATTTATCAACATTTTTAAATCATCACGAAGTCCAAATACCATCATCAGAAAACTCATGTGGCATACCGGATCTGATGAGAAAACACATGTATAGCATTATTAAAATAATGCTGAAACATTGTATACCAATTTGtccaaaaattagaaaatgcaGGAAAAAAAATATCGAAGTTGCAAGTgcaaaaattgaatatataatCTTTTGCAATTGCAAGAAATTCAGACAAATAACCCTATATACCATAATGATCAGACTTATAGGGTTTTTTAGGACTATAATTAACTTAAATTGATTTGAAAAATAGGACAAAATCTGTGAACTTGCAAAAATAAGACACTAAGGGTCCGTTTGATTTGCaatttaggattgattaggattaaaattatcttgaaaaattagtgtggattagtgtggatttatactaTTTCATGGGAgtattgtgtttgatatccataggattttgttgtattatattatctaataccaaaactatcctcatataattttaaaaataccatgtgtgtccaccattacttgggcatttgcatcgatatgcgtgaggaagggtagcagaatttttatccaacttcgcagTATTAAAGTTATCCAAGGGGGGGgtggattattagtatgggttattcccacaaaataaCATGGAGAAgtgggattaagtaggagttgaccatattaactgcacatgatatcaaacatcacactaatctgtattaatttaatttatcctacctataaactcatatcaaacaggccctaagTAGTAATGCAATCGTAAGACAATTCTCGTCCCATCTTAATTAGTGTCTTATTTTTGTAAGTCCaaaaattttagtttttggcCCATTTTAGTTCCGAGTAAGCCgaaattaaactattaaaataGGTCGAGAATTGTCCCGTGAATGCATTACTTACTGATCAATGTCCTATTTTTGCGAGCCCGAaattttttatcataattttcaaattagtctaaattattgtcctaaaaaaccctttTGACCATCATAATCATATAAAGATGACATACCATGGAGAGCACTGTAGGagtgaatttatttttgttggcaTTATTTTGGCGGAGAAAATATTTTTGAGCATGGCTTGCTACTTGTGTAGAAGTTCTTGTGGtcacaaaatttcttgaaattcCTCTCCAATTTCCTTTTCCAAGCTTTTCAAGCCCAATTAGGAATAATCTGTGCTCCTCTTCACTCCACGGTATACctattcaataattaataaataagtcGAGTATAAAATATGAAGTATCTACTCTAAAATTAAACTTCAAATTGAACTCTTGCTCTGACCTTAAATCAGCATCAAGTACGTACATGCATGTGTGATACATTTCATGCATGCTTCCTAACTATCTCACGAACCATACTcataaaattaaagattaatCATAATTTATGTTCCCGACTTTCAGAGTTTTTCAGAAAATTTCTCTAACGTacattttcacttcaaaaatcttcaattttgAAAAAGTTTGATTTATGTCCAGCTTAACTAAATCCGATGACAGAATGACGAGTCATTTTGCTGGATTATTAGGGTTTAgggat
It contains:
- the LOC130994938 gene encoding transcription factor MYBS3-like yields the protein MGVRKCSKCGKTGHNSRTCRNDSSRRENCGQIMRLFGVEVARVASPSDGFGLIKTLNFNQMELVSSSDQDSDKLKHVGTLHQPQRKKGIPWSEEEHRLFLIGLEKLGKGNWRGISRNFVTTRTSTQVASHAQKYFLRQNNANKNKFTPTVLSMVRRNEAQCCIYSKKKPNNSPLRLPKSPYFCRLYNDSAAQNSPCSLELSLAAPPLPAAAVWERRPVVLWKKQYVVKKI